The DNA region agacagcctatagggaggaggtcagagacctggccgtgtggtgccaggacaacaacctctccctcaacgtgatcaagacaaaggagatgattgtggactacaggaaaaagaagaggaccgagcacgcccccattctcatcgacggggctgtagaggagcaggttgagagcttcaagtttcttggtgtccacgtcaccaacaaactaacatggtccaagcacaccaagacagttgtgaagagggcacgacaaaacctattccccctaaggagactgaaaagatttggcatgggtcctcagatcctcaaaagattctacagctgcacaatcgagagcatcctgactggttgcatcactgcatggtatggcaactgctcggcctccgaccgcaaggcactacagagggtagagcgtacggcccagtacatcactggaacaagcttcctgccatccaggacctctataccaggcggtgtcagaggaaggccctaaaaattgtcaaagactccagccaccctagtcatagactgttctctctgctaccgcacggcaagcggtaccggagcgccaagtctaggtccaagaggcttctaaacagcttctacccccaagccataagactcctgaacatctaatcaaatggctacccagactatttgcattgccccacccccgctgctactctctgtttattatctatgcatagtcactttaataactctacctacatgtacatattacctcaattacctcgactaaccgttgcccccgcacattgactcggtaccggtaccccctgtatatagcctcgctattgttatttttactgctgctctttaattatttgttacttttatttcgtattattttatattgtattttcttGTGATTTTTTTgcgtattctttcttaaaactgcattgttggttaagggcttgtaagtaagtatttcactgtaaggtctacacctgttgtattcggcgcatgtgacaaataacatttgatttgatttgatgtatgtAGCTGTGATACTGTAAATcaatccctcccctccccctctacagAAAACCACTGTTCTCCATGCACCTGGTGGGGGCGATATTGACGTTTGGCGTGGGGGCCCTGTACATCCTGGTGCAGAGGCTGGTGTCTCTGTACATGCAGCCTCACGTCCACGGGAAGAGTATATTCTGGGTCCGACTCAGCATTGGAGTGTGGACCTTCGCCAGCATTATCAGCAGTATCCTCCACTATATTTCTGCCAAACATGCAAATATGAAATCATGATTCATTGTTGCTATTAGACAATGCCATTAAATTACagtgaatggaagctgataactTGCAGAAATTGCAAGGACCTCTGACAATTGCAAGAGTTGCCCTCTGTAACACGGCTCTAGCTCCTGACTGTTGTACTCCTTGACTTCTTCTCTCAGTGTTTGTGTCATCTGTCATCATGTACAGCAGTCTGCCTGGAGTGGACGTGGCCCATAAACTGCACTGGATACCTGGAGAGACGGTCAGTAGccttattctgtgtgtgtgtgtgtgtgtgtgtgtgtgcgcgctaaCAGTTCTGTTTGTTGCAGGGCTACATTCCTCACATCATCAGCACCATCTCTGAGTGGTCTCTGGCTCTCTCCTTCATCAGTTTCTTCCTCCGCTATATCCGAGACTTCCAGGTACCACAGCTCTCCTCCTCATTTCCTTTATTCACTTACTGTATCACTAGGGCCACACAGAATCTGTTATTGCTGGTCTGCAGTAAAATCCTGCGTACCCCATAGCTCTCCAGGGCAGAAGTTGAAGAGCACTATTCTAACAACTGTGCTCCATTTCCCATCTGTAGAAAATAACGCTGCGGGCAGAAGCGGACCTAAAGAGTAATCACATGAATGATTCGCCACACTACAGCGTCACCACACCTGTCAACCAATCAGAGACCTCTCCACTGCTGGCGGGGGGCATCTGAACAAGACCACTCCTAGTAGTGTGATGGAGTCAAGCTGTAAATGTGAACAAACTGAATGGAATAAATGAGATTATAAACCggatggttcgagccctgaatgctgattggctgaaagctgtggtatattaTGACAAAAGcatatttttactgttctaatttcattggtaaccagtttataatagcaataaggcacctcggggggttgtggtatatggccaatataccacggctaatggctgtatccaggcactccgtgttgtgtccataagaacagcccttagccgtggtatagtggccatataccacaccccctcaggccttaaaTACAGAATGCTGAGTGTGCAATCAACAAGGACTAAGATACTGCTGATAAACCTCATTCTTAGAAACAGTGGAAATGCCTTTTGATGTCAACTGCACTATTTTCACTGACATTTGGTTCTTGTGTTATGAGCGGTACTTGTATTAGAGAGTAATTATATTTTTATTGGGCCTAAGGGCATCATCTGATAAGAGATGTCATCTGTGGTGTGCAGTGGTTTTGATATCAGAACACAACTATGCTATTCTTATCAACCACTGGATGGTGCCAAAGAGCCAGCAACATGTTTGGTTCTGCTTTCTTACAAGTCTAGCAACCccctcatttttacattttagtcatttagcagacgctcttatccagagcgacttacagttagtgagttttcATACTGTTGTTCATACCCTCGTTGTCAACACAAAAATAGACATGAGCATTTGTTGAGTGAGTTTATGTTGATTCTTTCATGAGAATTTATATAATTAGGTGGTTTGAAGCAAGGCACTTGAACTAATTATCTAGAAGTATAATGATGCATTTGCTCTACTTCACTTTTGCTTTGGGATGCGAAGTTATTTTGCTTGCTGTGAATCCCTCAGtgttaatgtaggagaataaggAGATAATTGTGTtttgctttaggtttggtaattACTGAATTATGGATTGTATTTATTGTGCTGTTCTATTTCTTCCCCAATGATGATTTAAATTACTTCTATACAGACCCATAAAAAGTAATGAATTCACATCTCTTTCCCGTTGAATGGATAAAATATAGGGGAAAATAAGCAGGTTTTTCATTATTACTGAATGTCTATGATTCTCTGGTTATTCATTTGTTTCTACtaaatttttttttactttttttattttttttgtataaAAATAAATGGCAGCTGGCTAGTTGTATTTGCACAACAAAAACTTGTCTCTGAAATACATTCTTACAGTTTTTGGTtagctagcgaattttagccGTAATTAGCATTGAAACAGGTCAATTACAATTCCCCACATGTCAGTTTCTTGTAATTGTTgatagctatctggccatccagaattacaacaactcatggacttctgccccattgaagtgTGCGAATCGTTTGCGTgatgtcagctaacccatctatgaTTATCTGgttattcattttacattttagtcatttagcaattagggttaagtgccttgcttaagggcacattgacagatttttcacctagtcagcttggggattagaaccagcgacctttcggtaactggcacaacgctcttacccactaagctacctgccgcccatttaaGCTCTACTAAAGGTTTATTTTGTTATATAAAAAAATTGCAGCTGGCTACCTGTAGCCACCAGTTTCTATGACCACACTGGAGATATGTGAAGGAGGTATTGCCATCATTACTGTTAACTGACAGCAAATCTGATGTTCCATGTTAACTTAATAAACGGTCACATCTGCAGTAACTACATAGGAGCTTTACTTGTCTTGTCTCCATTGTTAGGAATCGCAAGCATCATATATTCACTGTTGTATATGAAGGCTTTATAACAAAAAACATTTTACTTGTAACTAGGGCTGTTACgcgaccatattaccgccacatcggcggtcacgagtcatgacagcagtaaaattccacgtgactgtttagtcacggtaattaggcttttcCAAGcactgatgctgctgatggtcattagtagcctaccaaacttgctaactgcctggtactcagcactctattgtccctctaatcactctgacatcaatgcaaatgtcatcgaaaatctaatcaaacacttcaggAGAGCCAATGAGCTCATGTTGCCAACATTTCTAtaggccttttttttttttttttttagcagaagctcttatccagagcgacttacagttagtgagtgcatacattattattttaaaaaaatcatactggccccccgtgggaaacaaacccacaactctggcgttgcaaacgccatgctccaccaactgagctacatccctgccggccattcactcccctaccctgggccaattgtgcaccgccacgtgggtctcccggtcgcggctggctatgacagagcccggattcgaaccaggatctctagtggcacagctagcactgcgatgcagtgccttagaccactgcaccactcgggacacctttcctaatattaagcacattgcttctctttacaataggagtatagcctacctggctggcatgaaaatgaactacGTGAAacgcgtcctccattcgctatttaagtgcacagatgacatgtattttttccgctgcccctgtttcaagacaatattagcctatcacttgtgaatgatatattatcacttgtgaatgatgcccagcttaaggcaaacaGCGCATaactttttttgcgactttttctaatcatagtcgtaCACCTCGtggcctagcccataggcctatatgttttgataaggtttgtatcacaactaaagtggccaaataacttcttaaaataaAGCACATTCATctgctttacaacgggtgtagagcctaactggcatacatatgcAGCgcgtttcaagtttggggaagaacatttccaccataaaaatgcacctttataaaaAAGCAATACATGCTTGTGGTCACTttagagaatggtgttttcctgctaatggaacattcacacTTATAGCCTAATGCCTTGAGCGCATTGCTGCGCGTATAATATAAAGAAATAGACTCATAGTTTATTATCATGTTAAActaaacgttctcatctgttgcgtcaggctcattgcttaaaactgtttttttttaagctagtggttgtattaatgtgggatctatcgcatcccacaactgttctcgcacagaataggtcaacttttgtactatgggggatagtagattgacatacagtaggctagtgcttttgcagttcagtaggcctactcatcttgttggctgacgaaaagtaaatgtggacagttcttctaacatcttcaatatgcgcctcggaattggataaggacgcgcgcagttgcgtacGAGATgggtctgtcttcacttgtagcctgtgagaaagacctgatcacgtgAAGGAGAGCAATGTGAGTGAGAGATGCTTCagcacgcagccgggagaagggaattataattattatattcagcccaagggcacaacggccactggccgcaaaaggcatggattcttatagggggcattatggccacacaaaggggaaattctaggcattatcaagtgcttgtcaaattgtgaatgagagactgattaagtgtgtacagcctgcacaaaaaactaaacagagctcatgcctttcatgcaacttttttcaaatcatcattagtgtcgcttcatgcagccttagaatgtattaaaaatctaaacatatactccaacatttgtatcacaactaaagttacataaataactattttacagccattttgagcctgtaatcgaacccacaattgctgatgctccagatactcaactagtctcaagaaggccagttttattgcttctttaatcagcacaacagctgtgctaacataattgcaaaagggttttctaatgatcaattagccttttaaaatgataaacttggattagcaaacacaacgtgccattggaacacaggactgatggttgctgataatgggcctctgtacgtctatgtcgatattccataaaaaaatcaaaaaattgcttttctttcgaaaacaaggacatttctaagtgactccaaacttttgaacggtagtgtatatttagccATGCTGTATGTTCTTTCCAAGTGCTTCATAAGAACGAGGAAAGTCATTCACATCTCATTATACTAGGTTCTGTGCAAGAAACTACATTACAAGGAACTGTGCAGGCATTATAGGAACGAGTATACACCAGCAGCTAACACACAACTCTTACTCGAGCAATAAAGAGCTCTGCCGCAGCATCCTCAAATTCCTTGGCGTCCATGTTGACCCCGGCTGGTTCCGCTCCAGACATAGCCTGGGCAAGCTTACCGGGCGAGATCTTAGCACTCGCCTCCAGGTAGCGGCTAACCTTAGTATTAGCCTCCAGGTAGGGATTGGCCTTAGCGTTAGCATTAGTGTAGTGGTTAGCATCTGAGGAGCCACCGTCAGACCGGGAGGTTTCCAGGGCTTCATGGAGGGTGCCCAGCACAGCCAGACATAGTGCCCGACCAGCAGGCCCCTCAGCTGGGTCGCAGACCTCCGCGTACAGCCTCTGCGCCCGCCGGATGTAGTCAGAAAACACAGCACACGTCAGCACACCGTGCCTGAAGACGTCATAGGGCACGGCCTCATGGTCCTGGCAGTGGAGCCGGCGTAGCAGAGGGGCTGAAGTGGAGATGGGGACACCTCCCTCGCTGCAGAGACACTGGAGAGTAGAATAGAGCAGAACAAAATAGTACTTAGATGTCCATCTACAACAGAAATTTGTATTTTGCTCTGCTCTCAAACACCTCggccaacacacaaacacagcactTGAGAAGACCACACAGGGTCAGCTGCAGAGGTTAAGGGCTAGATTCAATCCGATTGCCCGTTTTCGGCTATGCACCTTTCAAATATTTTTGTCAATAtattttgtcacatgcaccgaatacaacaggtattaaaggcaatgtttccgtGTTTGTGGAGAccacattcacggtaaacgctgcatatgtcagctcaatggaaaattacctttaaatgtaaATCACGCTATAACGCGGATCTATTtaccttactcaagggcacaatgGAAATGGTGGTTTCTGAAAGCAGCAGTGTATACAGTATGAACTGTCAATTGTATACCCTacctggagggtgtgtgtgtagagtcggCCCCTGACCCCCCCACCTGGGCTGTTAGAGCTGCATGGACCAGCGGGGCCACTGGGACCCACTCCTCCTCGCCGCTGGGGCCCTGTCTGGGTTAGTAGGTCGTAGGCCACACGAACATTGTTGCTGAAGGCAGATctgaatacatacacacacgtgtAGGtacacatcacaggaggttgatggcaccttcattggggaagacaggcttgtggtaatggctggagtggaataagtggaatggtatcaaatacatacataaataaatacattccattggctccgttccagccattattatgagctgtcctcccctcagcagcctccacttgtACACATGCACAGGCACACATGGAAGCACAAGAACAtttccactgggcacagacatcaatcagttcaacgtctagttttgatttacatttggttgagcaGTTGTAAACTAACgtaaattcaacgtgaaatcaaccaaaaatgtcacctggtcattggatttaggttaaaagttaggTAGAaaatgttgatgactttttgcaaatccattcagttttccacgttgattcaacaccacatagattttttgttgttgttaaaatgacatggaaacaacgttgattcaaacaGTTTTAGCCCAGTGGgttgtgttatttcattgtgagATAAAACGAGAACATGCATTTTGCGACTGCCAAACTCAACTCTGTCTGTCTTACCTCTGAGAGTGATGCGCTAGACGCAGGTgccatagggctcggctcagcTGCTGCTGCTCGTGTGCGCCTGCACCGAGGTTTAGCATATCTCCATCGCTGCAGCATCCAGCCATCCCATTCTCAGTCTCGGAGGCCAGATTACAGAAATGGTCTGCCAAAAACCCCACTGGGTCCTCCGACCTGGCCTCTACCATCTTTAACAGAGCCCCCCGGAGTAACTCCCCGACTCCCGCCTGCAATAAGAACTCCCTCTCAGTGTCAGTCTTGGTTGGTTTGGCTTCGGACATCCCCGAAGTTCCCCCGGCCCGACGTTTCTCCGCCATTGTCATTCTAGGTAGTGACGGAAGTGATTCGTTCC from Coregonus clupeaformis isolate EN_2021a chromosome 12, ASM2061545v1, whole genome shotgun sequence includes:
- the LOC121578456 gene encoding DNA damage-regulated autophagy modulator protein 2, translating into MWWFQQGLCILPVALVLWTAATFIFAYVTAVVLRHVDPLVPYISDTGTVAPERCVFGIMLDMSAFLGIATMYVRYKQVQALTDEEESKLHKLNVLGLVLGWTSSFGMCIVANFQVPIDLKPLFSMHLVGAILTFGVGALYILVQRLVSLYMQPHVHGKSIFWVRLSIGVWTFASIISMFVSSVIMYSSLPGVDVAHKLHWIPGETGYIPHIISTISEWSLALSFISFFLRYIRDFQKITLRAEADLKSNHMNDSPHYSVTTPVNQSETSPLLAGGI
- the tpgs1 gene encoding tubulin polyglutamylase complex subunit 1 — encoded protein: MTMAEKRRAGGTSGMSEAKPTKTDTEREFLLQAGVGELLRGALLKMVEARSEDPVGFLADHFCNLASETENGMAGCCSDGDMLNLGAGAHEQQQLSRALWHLRLAHHSQRSAFSNNVRVAYDLLTQTGPQRRGGVGPSGPAGPCSSNSPGGGVRGRLYTHTLQCLCSEGGVPISTSAPLLRRLHCQDHEAVPYDVFRHGVLTCAVFSDYIRRAQRLYAEVCDPAEGPAGRALCLAVLGTLHEALETSRSDGGSSDANHYTNANAKANPYLEANTKVSRYLEASAKISPGKLAQAMSGAEPAGVNMDAKEFEDAAAELFIARVRVVC